In the Papio anubis isolate 15944 chromosome 15, Panubis1.0, whole genome shotgun sequence genome, one interval contains:
- the DIS3 gene encoding exosome complex exonuclease RRP44 isoform X4 → MSADNHLQVIFITNDRKNKEKAAEEGIPAFTCEEYVKSLTANPELIDRLACLSEEVNEIESGKIIFSEHLPLSKLQQGIKSGTYLQGTFRASRENYLEATVWIHGDNEENKEIILQGLKHLNRAVHEDIVAVELLPKSQWVAPSSVVLQDEAQNEEDVEKEEERERMLKTAVSEKMLKPTGRVVGIIKRNWRPYCGMLSKSDIKESRRHLFTPADKRIPRIRIETRQASTLEGRRIIVAIDGWPRNSRYPNGHFVRNLGDVGEKETETEVLLLEHDVPHQPFSQAVLSFLPKMPWSITEKDMKNREDLRHLCICSVDPPGCTDIDDALHCRELENGNLEVGVHIADVSHFIRPGNALDQESARRGTTVYLCEKRIDMVPELLSSNLCSLKCDVDRLAFSCIWEMNHNAEILKTKFTKSVINSKASLTYAEAQLRIDSANMNDDITTSLRGLNKLAKILKKRRIEKGALTLSSPEVRFHMDSETHDPIDLQTKELRETNSMVEEFMLLANISVAKKIHEEFSEHALLRKHPAPPPSNYEILVKAARSRNLEIKTDTAKSLAESLDRAESPTFPYLNTLLRILATRCMMQAVYFCSGMDNDFHHYGLASPIYTHFTSPIRRYADVIVHRLLAVAVGADCTYPELTDKHKLADICKNLNFRHKMAQYAQRASVAFHTQLFFKSKGIVSEEAYILFVRKNAIVVLIPKYGLEGTVFFEEKDKPNPRLIYDDEIPSLKIEDTVFHVFDKVKVKIMLDSSNLQHQKIRMSLVEPQIPGISIPTDTSNTDLNGPEKKKIKLGK, encoded by the exons GTGAAGAATATGTAAAGAGCCTAACTGCTAACCCTGAACTCATAGATCGTCTTGCTTGTTTATCTGAAGAAgtg AATGAAatagaaagtggaaaaataatattttcagagcATCTTCCCTTAAGTAAGCTACAGCAAGGCATAAAATCTGGTACATACCTTCAAGGAACATTTAGAGCCAGCAGGGAAAATTACTTAGAAGCTACAGTATGGATTCATGgtgacaatgaagaaaataaagag ATAATCTTACAGGGACTGAAACATTTAAACAGAGCTGTTCACGAAGATATTGTGGCTGTGGAGCTTCTCCCCAAGAGTCAATGGGTAGCACCATCTTCTGTTGTTTTACAAGATGAAGCTCAAAATgaagaagatgtggagaaagaagaagagagagaacgAATG CTTAAGACTGCTGTAAGCGAGAAAATGTTGAAGCCTACAGGCAGAGTTGTAggaataataaaaaggaattggAGACCATATTGTGGCATGCTTTCCAAGTCTGACATTAAGGAG TCAAGAAGACATCTCTTTACACCTGCTGATAAGAGAATCCCTCGAATTCGCATAGAAACCAGACAGGCTTCTACATTAGAAGGACGGAGAATTATTGTTGCTATTGATGGTTGGCCCAGAAATTCCAGATATCCAAAT GGACACTTTGTGAGAAATTTAGGCGATGttggagagaaagagactgaaacAGAAGTTCTGTTACTTGAACACGATGTTCCCCACCAGCCTTTTTCACAGGCTGTTCTTAGTTTTCTGCCAAAGATGCCCTGGAGCATTACTGAAAAG GACATGAAAAACCGAGAAGACCTGAGGCATCTGTGTATTTGTAGTGTAGACCCACCAGGATGTACTGATATAGACGACGCTCTACATTGTAGAGAACTCGAAAATGGGAATTTGGAG gtTGGTGTTCATATTGCTGATGTGAGCCATTTCATTAGGCCAGGAAATGCCTTGGATCAAGAATCAGCCAGAAGAGGAACAACTGTGTATCTTTGTGAAAAG AGGATTGACATGGTTCCAGAGTTGCTTAGCTCTAACTTGTGTTCCTTAAAATGTGACGTTGACAG GCTGGCGTTTTCATGTATTTGGGAAATGAATCACAACGCTGAAATCTTAAAAACGAAGTTTACCAAAAGTGTTATTAATTCAAAG gCATCTCTGACATATGCTGAAGCTCAGTTGAGAATTGATTCAGCAAACATGAATGATGATATTACCACTAGTCTCCGTGGACTGAATAAACTAGccaaaattctgaagaaaagaaGGATTGAAAAAgg ggCTTTGACTCTATCTTCTCCTGAAGTTCGATTCCACATGGACAGTGAAACTCATGATCCTATAGATCTGCAGACCAAGGAACTtag GGAAACAAATTCCATGGTTGAAGAATTTATGTTACTTGCCAATATTTCTGTTGCAAAAAAAATTCATGAGGAATTTTCTGAACATGCTCTGCTTCGAAAACATCCTGCTCCACCTCCATcaaattatgaaattcttgttaaGGCAGCCAGGTCAAGG AATTTGGAAATCAAGACTGATACAGCCAAGTCTTTGGCTGAGTCTTTGGATCGGGCCGAATCTCCTACTTTTCCATATCTAAACACTCTGTTGAGAATATTAGCCACTCGCTGTATGATGCAGGCTGTGTACTTCTGTTCTGGAATGGATAATGATTTTCATCACTATGGCTTAGCATCTCCAATATACACACATTTTACTTCACCCATCAGAAG ATACGCAGATGTCATCGTTCATCGGCTTTTGGCTGTGGCTGTTGGGGCTGACTGTACTTATCCAGAGTTGACAGACAAACACAAGCTTGCAGATATATGTAAAAATCTAAATTTCCGGCACAAAATGGCTCAATATGCCCAACGTGCATCAGTGGCTTTTCATACCCAG ttatttttcaaaagcaaaggaaTAGTAAGTGAAGAAgcctatattttatttgtaagaaaGAATGCCATTGTGGTATTAATTCCAAAGTATGGTTTAGAAGGGACAGTCTTTTTTGAAGAAAAGGACAAACCAAACCCACGGCTTATTTATGATGATGAG aTACCTTCACTTAAAATAGAAGATACAGTGTTCCATGTATTTGATAAAGTTAAAGTGAAAATCATGTTAGACTCATCTAATCTTCAGCATCAGAAAATCCGAATGTCCCTGGTAGAACCACAG ATACCAGGAATAAGCATTCCTACTGATACTTCAAACACAGACCTTAATGgaccagagaaaaagaagataaagctTGGAAAATAG